The genomic interval CACGGTGGGCACGTTACCATTGCCGCTAAAGGATATCATGAGAATCCCAACATTCGTTTGTTCATTCGCAACCCTGAGCATGTAGAGCAATTCTTAAATGAAATCAACGGCGTCCATTATGCCCCGCTGGTTTCTTTTTCCGGCATGATAAACAGCACGGAAAAAGCTGCGGGTGTGATGATTCATGGTGTAAGCCCTGAACAAGAATCTCATATCACGGTTATTTCACAATCGATTGTCGAAGGAAATTATTTGAGTGAGCGGGAAAACCAGATTCTCCTGGGGAAAGGACTTGCCGAGAAATTAAACGTGCAAATCGGTGAAAAAGTCGTGCTGATGACCTCGGACTTGAATAAAGACATAAGCTCCGGAGCTTACCGTATCTCCGGTTTGTTTGAAACGACAAGTCCGGATTTTGACAAAACTTCCGTATATCTTAACCAAACAGCCGCCCAAAGTCTTGCCGGGTACACAAACCAAATTACAGCTTTTAATATTAAAGTGGACGAGACTCCGGAACTGGAATCTATCATCCAAACAATAAAATCGAACGTGCAAGGCAAGAAATTGGAAGTCTTATCCTGGGGAGATCGCAATCGCTTACTTGTGCTCGCTCTGGAACTTTACGATTATTCAGTGATTATTATCGTCGTTATTTTGTTTGTCGCCATTGCATTCAGCATTGCCAATTCATTTTTGATGGTTATTTATGAACGCATTCATGAGCTGGGAATTATGATGGCCAACGGCGTCTTTCCGCGGAAAATTCGGTTCATGTTGTATATTGAAGCTTTTTTTATAACACTGCTCGGCTCCGGTTTTGGGTACGGCATCTCCGTTGCCGTTTTTGGATACTTAAGCCGGGTCGGCCTGGATCTCTCCGCTTTTGCCGCAGGGATCGGAAAATTCGGCGTTGGCTCAATTCTTTATCCTAAAATCGTAGCGATGGACTTTATTCTGGGTTTGGTGCTTATCAATTTAATCGTATTTTTGTCTGTTTTATGGCCTTCAATAAAGGCCAGCCGCTTCGAGGTTGCTGATGCGATTCGGTTTGATTAAATTTAACCACAAATTTCACAAATTGACGCGACAAGAATTGGAGTTGTTATGAGTCTGGTACAGCTTGAAAACATCGTTAAAATCTATCAGGGTAAAAACAAAGTGCCGGTGCAGGCCTTGAGTGAAGTCCGCTTTGGTGTTGAAGCAGGTGAGTTCACTGCGATCGCCGGTCCATCCGGCTCGGGAAAAACCACCTTGCTGAATATTATCGGCGGCTTGGATAAACCGACATCCGGATCGGTTACGGTGGCAGGAGAAAACCTTACCAACCTGGATCGAAATAAACTCGCTGAATTTAGATTAAACACTTTAGGGTTTATATTTCAAGCATATAATTTGATTCCGGTTCTCACCGCCGAGGAGAACGCTGAATTTATGCTATTGCTGCAGGGCGTCTCGAAAGCAGAACGGCACCAACGAGTCAAAGCTGAATTTGCGGAATTGGGTATCGAAGAAGATCTGCTGCACCGGCGTCCAAACGAATTGAGCGGCGGCCAGCAGCAAAGGGTGGCCGTGGCGCGTGCCCTGGTTTCGCACCCGAAGCTCATTCTCGCCGACGAGCCCACCGCTAATCTCGATTCGAAAACCGGCAGCCTGCTTTTAGATAAAATGAAGGAGATGAATAAGAAGAAGGGCGTCACATTTCTTTTCTCAACCCACGATCCCATGGTCATGAAACGGGCGCGGCGTTTGGTAATTTTGCGGGATGGTCAAATTGTTGAAGACAGATCTAATTGAATATTGATGATTGAA from candidate division KSB1 bacterium carries:
- a CDS encoding ABC transporter permease, translating into MNILLKISWRNIWRNPRRSWVLITSIAVGIFGYMGTSAFSRGFLVQMVESTINLHGGHVTIAAKGYHENPNIRLFIRNPEHVEQFLNEINGVHYAPLVSFSGMINSTEKAAGVMIHGVSPEQESHITVISQSIVEGNYLSERENQILLGKGLAEKLNVQIGEKVVLMTSDLNKDISSGAYRISGLFETTSPDFDKTSVYLNQTAAQSLAGYTNQITAFNIKVDETPELESIIQTIKSNVQGKKLEVLSWGDRNRLLVLALELYDYSVIIIVVILFVAIAFSIANSFLMVIYERIHELGIMMANGVFPRKIRFMLYIEAFFITLLGSGFGYGISVAVFGYLSRVGLDLSAFAAGIGKFGVGSILYPKIVAMDFILGLVLINLIVFLSVLWPSIKASRFEVADAIRFD
- a CDS encoding ABC transporter ATP-binding protein encodes the protein MSLVQLENIVKIYQGKNKVPVQALSEVRFGVEAGEFTAIAGPSGSGKTTLLNIIGGLDKPTSGSVTVAGENLTNLDRNKLAEFRLNTLGFIFQAYNLIPVLTAEENAEFMLLLQGVSKAERHQRVKAEFAELGIEEDLLHRRPNELSGGQQQRVAVARALVSHPKLILADEPTANLDSKTGSLLLDKMKEMNKKKGVTFLFSTHDPMVMKRARRLVILRDGQIVEDRSN